The window AAATAGCGTGacattgggcctgacggattcgAGCCCATGGGCCGGCAATAAGGAAGAGCCCAAGGCTTAGCATAACTTGAAATACTTGGGGTGCACGTTTGAAGTCCGAGAGAATCCTAAAGAAATCAGAATATTAGCGCAAGGATAATTCTAGAAGATACGCCTTAATGAAAAACCtgctctacaaggaaatgtttgtccatcacgtttgggattactCAAAGTGGAGtcccataaggaaaagacttctacccCAAGAAGGAAAAGCCGActttctactactataaaagcctcAATACCCTCGCAAATTAAGGTACGCAtgatttaccctctctagcactctagagttgagaacaattctaatttgatcgtcggagggtatttggccgacaCCACACCAGTGCCCATGACGAGATCACctctttcttcttgcaggttgttCGATTGAGCGAAGTGTggatcgtgtagctcactggtgatttcaCGGCATCATCAATAACAAATAACATTATCTTCTAATAATAAGCAATTAAGTtttgctaagaaaaaaaaaattaacaaaaggcATGTGTCATTGAATTTTCCATcagataaattataagtttcgaAAATTTAAATCGAGAAAATCAATGTTCTTtagataacaaataaaacaccttatattatcattccaatttTCGAAGCATTACTAccatttaaaacttaaaatacatgaagaaattttttgggatgttaaaatttagtgggagtattttagatattacacaaaaaaaatttcaaaaatcataaGATTTCATTAGGGTTTAACTTAGAGAATcacaatatgacatatttgttcttttccaaaatattaagggaaaaattgctTGTTTTTAAAGTTAAAAGAGGAATTGTAAATTAACCTAAACATAAAGGttgaaaagtgtttttttttttttttttttttttttttttttttttttttttgtgtttgtgtttgtgtgtaaaactatgtgtttttacataaaatagtgcgtaaataaattaaaaaaaaaatataaaaagtaaagcCAATAAAATTGTATGTGAAATAGTAAATTTTGGCTCAATAACGGTGactaaactaataaaaaaaatttaaaaatacaacaaaatgacacaacattttcataatagtAAAGAATTGATAGctcaataattttgaaaatattgtgacaacaacaaaatgtcttaacattttcacaaagaaatgttatgtctacgacattttcataacaaattataattaatagatTGTTCCAGGttggtgggcaaaaaagtaatttcattagcaagtttaaattagaaccaataataatttactacctataatttgttataaaagtgttgtgaaaaatgttgtgaatgtaacattttttttgcacaataactttatttttagttgtgattggttccaatacaatattttattattttattttgatctataagaaattaatatctcaacaattttgaaaatattgtgtcaatttattatgttaatattttattattttgtgaaacattgtgAATTGAACAAACTAAAAATAACGTAGTAAAATTACTGTAGTTTTATAcattccaataaaaaaaaaaagaaaaaaaagtggccAATGAAATTGTGCAAattaaacaaactaaaaatattgtaacttcAACgtattcactcttttttttatatatagataatataatataaaacaaaaacaaaagggtgTACTTGAAGGGGGGGGAAATTCCATCACACCATGTTGATCAAATGccttaaataaatataaaaggttttttttttttttttttttttttagtataattaGAATGAATCCaaaaacttgcctcttttggctATTTTTACATAGTTAATAGataatattaaaacaaaatctaaaagtaTAATCAGAACATACAATTTTCTGAGCAAGTAAACAAAGACTATATGAGAGAGAGACCATGGAGAAGGTCGTAAACGTGATCGGAGATTTGGAGGAATGTAGGGGCGGAAACGACGGCGTCGCGAGTGATACCATTGCTGCGTGGATACATGGTGGAGATGAAAGAGAGATCAGCTGGTCTGACCAAGGTGGCGTAGCTGTCGAGCTCGACGAGCTTTCTAGGGCAAACCAGGATGGCCCCGAATTCCAACAAGGCGGTCCTTTGGCCGCGTCGGATGGTCTCCACGTCGAAGAATGCGATTTCGGACCTTTCTTCTCTGCTACTTGAACCCATTGTTGTATTCTCAATGTGTGTGTACGTATGAATGTATAGGATTCGATTTCTGAgttgagggagagaaagagagagagggttttattttaagtttgtgAATGTAGAGAAAGAGTGCTGAAGAATCAAAAGATATAGCCGCCAAGTCTACTGTTCTTGCTGTATAAGAATTCTGTGGATTGGGTTGCTTCATGTggaggtttttctttttctctttctctttttctttttctttttgagattctctttctttttctctcttcttcttctctttatttctttttctttttgagattctctttctttttctctcttcttcttctacacgctgtcttcttcttctttctttttttcttttttattttttttgtaaatatcgTAGTTGATGGGtttctcttgtttttctttgttttttctgggtttggatGACCAGTGAAGCATTTGGCTTCTTTCATTGTATTCTCATGCTATTTTCTCTCGgcccctctctttttttcttttgcttctttcttgTCTGGAGATCAATGGGCTTGTTGTATAATACTTATTCTTTGGATTCACTAATACAATTTTTGTCTCAactaaaaaaatagcaatttggcTTTGATTCAGTTGGGTTTGCATTGAATTTAGGATCTTAGAAAAAGAAATCTGTCAGACCAATGATGAATAATATATCAAGAGCAAGTGTACAGTTTCCGTTAAAGAGTGACACGCTGCATTGAACGCCACAATCTTTTTCAGGACCTTATTTTGACAGGACCAATGTCTGTTTATGATGGGATAGTGATGAGTTACATGAGTAATGAATGACAATGCAAtcgaccaaaaaaaattttcagattaaCAAATAAGGTTCGACTCAACTGAGCTTCCTATTTGTATATAGAGTCAGAGAGTGCTTGGCCCGCCACCGCGTATGAAGGAAAGGAGGGAAAGTGGAAAGAAGAACAACCATTTGACTTTGGCTCTTTGAAGTGACGGACTTGGTTAGGTAACATGTTGTGCTGTGTGCACGGCTTCTGTTTTCAACTTGGTCATGTCCAAGGACCAAGACTAATGCATGAAGAACACACATATTACCACAGATTGTAGAATAATAAAGGAATTTTGAACTTTGATCCTTGTTCATGGCTTATTTTTCTGGCCTAATTCCTTCGGGACTTAAGGTACTGTCCAAACGGACTGGATGGTGGCCTTCTTTTGGGCCAAAAAAGGATGGGTGAGACAAGAGGGTCTATTTGGTCCAGAATGTTaggaatataaaataattgttgtaatcTTTAGTTAAGTAATTAACTAGTTGGTTGAGATTAGGATTAAGATGAGTTAGTTAGGATTTGAGCACATATAGCTCATTTAACACATGACTTAATTCATAGGGCATATATTGAATTATAACTAGCCAATTATCTTGAGCCATGTGGCCCAATGACATTAGAGTTGGTCTCTTATAAATACATGATTATAATTCAATATTAGATTTCAATggaagaataaaccaatttcttagtgcattagtgcatctctctctctctctctctctcttaatcttcctctttctctatggagggtgactaccttgaattaagtcaattttcttACAATTCCCATCAATTCTCCTACAATTCATATTCATCCCCATTAAGAACCACCGGGTTCCTAACAAGAAGCGAGGTAAGTTTTGATACTTTCGTTCAACTGCCATACTGCGGAGTGCGGATACACTCAATTTCACAACATACTGATTTGGTTTGCTCAACTCATGTGAATGGTCAACAAAAGTGGTGAGTCTATGTAAACATGAGTGTGTAGAAAGTATCTACCACTCACCATATCAGCATGTTGTGAAATATAGTAGAGGAATTATTGTATATATTCCGCTGGTCTGTGCTTTAAGTTGGCTCTTGGTTGGCTTTTGGAacctacaaaagaaaaactGTCACTACCAACTACAATAGTTAGAAATAAAGTTTGGATCTTACAAGGTATTGGAGTGACCAACTGGACTCTAGGAcgattaattttcaaattacaaATGTAAACTGTGACAATGAGTTCAGTTCCAGTTCAGAAATTGAGATTAACCTTTTGCATCACAAGTTTGACATTGAGTTACATATTAGAATGTTCTTGAAACATTGATCCAGCTAGTTCACTTAGAACTTAGAATATAGCAAAATAAATGGGTCATTAATTATAAATGTTCAAGGGTTTGTTCTTCATTTTGCATTTACTATTTACTGAAACTTATATGTATATTTGTACCATTAGACAGAATCACATGAGTGAAACTTCTCATACATACCACATTGTATGGTTGAACATTGTTTGGGATCTTTGTTTTGGAAGCAGTTCTTGTGAAAGAAGTTGACCTGGATGGAAGAAGATGTCAAGTAAAAGAAGATCTACAAAGCAAAGGGAAGCGAGTATGAGAAAGGCTCAGTGAAAGGAATCTTGAAAGAAACTTTAAACACTTAGGAATGCTTCCAACAAAGAAGTTGTATGAGGAATTTGCAACTTTTATCTGAGATGAGGACAGAAACCAGATAAGTTTGCACTTGAGGAAAACCTGAAGCAGAAATGAAGAGATGCACTTAATAGAATCAAAACCTTGAGCAAGTTTAACATCAGATTTTCCACTTTAGTAAGCCACCCAATAtcttcaaataaattaataatatcattatttATACAAGAAATTTGAATGAAGCTCCAGACCATTTACCCGCACTGACTTGTCTACACGTAAAGATATAGAGCATTAAAATATTACATCAATTTCCATATTCACATTCATAAGACAGATAAACAGTTTGCCATATCCATTGCCAAAGATGAAATTAATTATAcaaaaatgataagaaaaataatCTTTTTGAAATGCCTGATCATCTCTGTGCAAATAATGGCTACACATTATTCCACGTCAGAAATAGGCCACCTCACTATTCCTTTAGCCTCCTGAGGCCACCTCACTATTCCTTTAGCCTCctacataaaaaaattgtcGGAACGAGATAGAAGCGCCAGTAGagctcattttttaaacttaagggactaaAATAACTCATTTGAAATATTACAGACTAAAAGTGTTTAACAAGTAAACTTTAGGGACTAACAGTGTATTTTGACTTTCTTTTTTAAGACTACTTGCTTAGAATTATAGTCTTGTAACTTTAGGGACACTTATTCATCTCAATTATCACTACATACAAACACCTTAATTGTGATAGGATTCAACGTGAGCAGAAATCTTCTTTTTGTAAATACtgtgaaaataataatgaacGACAAACATATGAAGCACTTAGATTTATTCAAAAGCATGAGCGGGTGAGAGACTTCTTTTAAAGCACACAGAAGTATAAAGAGATCTTTTGTTTCTGGGGCCATCAAAGATATTAGTTTCGTTACTAATGTAACATGGTGACTAGTAATAATTCGTTAATAAGAATCACATGAAGCACATTGCCCAGcaatataaaaacataaaaagtctCAATCCAATGCCcaccttttaatttttcatgATGCATTGTGTAAATTGACTAGTCTATGAAGACAACTTTTCCatcttttcaataatttcttaTTCACATTTTTAGACACCGATTTATATTTGTATCATGATTGTGAGCAGGGCATTCAgggaacaaaattgaaataataaataaataaatttgtcgTGCAAAGAGAGTTGGCACTTTAAGAAGCAGATAAGTAGTAACAGCAGAATAACTATCTATACAAGATGCATGATCAAATAAGTCAAATCCAATGAACTGAAAGAATGATTGATCTATTAATTATAATGACAATTCTAGTTTACatgttaaaataatttaaagacaACCATGGTTATCTTTTCATTGGACCTATCTTTCAAGCGCTTGAAATGGTTCTTATGTCCATGAGAAGAGAGATCAGTAGCAAAGCTGCAAAAGCATCAAGCCATTTCCCCACAGTAATGGGTTCTCCAATTAGGATGCTTGAATGAGCTTGAGTCTATGTTACTAAACTGAGAGCAACTTTTCCAAAAGTCAAAACCAAATTCCTCTCATTTCCTTACTCATTCCTCAGCATCCAAAAATGCCTCTACTACATCCAGTTTGTAGTCTTTCTGCTGGGCTTGTCTGGTAATCACACCAAGCATCTCATATATTAAAGGTGCATGCTTATGAGCAGCGTCACCTGCCACAAAATCATGAACAGCTCCATTAATTTGGACCCAACTTCGGCCTGGAGGCTTTCTTACACCCATCTCAACCATTTTCTGTCTCACAGTAATAACATTTTGCCACCTTTTAGCTGTTGCATAAACATGTGACAAGAGCACCAGATACCCTGCAGCTTGATCAGGGTCAAGCTCAACCACCAATTTTTGTGCAACGTGGGAGGCAAGCTCAGCATTCTTGTAAGTTCTGCAACCACCAAGGAGAGCACCCCAAACAACATCATTTGGCTTAATGGGCATCATTTTAACGAGCCTATGTGCTTCATCTAGGAAACCTGCACGGCTCAAGAGATCGACCATGCACCCATAGTGCTCAATCTTTGGGCTAATTCCCCAAGTTTGATTCATGCTCTCAAAGAGACGGCGACCCTCATCAACAAATCCGGCATGGCTACAGGCACACAGAACACCAATGAAGGTTATTTCATCAGGTCTTACTTGATTCACTCCCGAGCATAGCATGGACCGAAAGACACTAAGAGCTTCCTCCCCACATCCCTGCTTGGCAAAACCCGTGATGATGCTTGTCCAAGAAACAGTGCTTTTCCGTGGCATCTTGTTAAATACTTTATAAGCTTCATCAATTACACCACAGCTAGCATACATGTGTATGAGTGCATTGTTCAAAGATACCAACAATGGCTGGTTCCCAACATTCATTCTCTCGTCAATATACCTGTGAATCCACCTTCCCAAACTTAAATCTCCTAATTCAGCACAGGCTGATAACACTGCAACCAGCGCAACCTGATCCAATTCCACACGGGCCCTCCTCATCTCACCAAACCAATACAAAGCTTGCTTACACCTCCCATTCTGAGCACACCATGCAATCATGGTCGTCCACGACACAGCATTCCTCTCCGGCATCTCATCAAAAATTCTCATCGCCCCATCAACATCCCCACACCGAATATACCCTGCAAGCAAAGAATTCCAACTCACAACACTTCTCTCACCCATTTCATCGAACACTTGCCGTGCATACCAGACACCATTGCTCCCTCCCCACATTGCATACAAATTAACCAAATTCGTCTGAACAAACACATTTGAGCAATACCCATTTGCCAAAACCCTTCCATGTACCTGTTCCCCTTCTCTCAACAACCCCGACCTCGCGCAAGCGCTTAAAAGAAACGAAAACGTAAACCCATCAGCCTCAGCCTCTGCCTCCACCATCCTACTATACAATTCAACTGATTTTCTGGGGTTTTCACTCTTAGCATACCCTCTAATGATCTGGTTCCGAACGGTGACACTTGGGTTTTCGATATTTTCGAAAACTCTGATGGCATGTGTGAGATTTCCCGAAGTTACATAGAATGACAACAGCTTCACAAGAATGAAATTCTTCTGGGTGAACCCGTTGGTGACTATTTGGGAATGGATTTGGGAGAGCTTTTTGAGGGAATTGCAGCTCTGTAGTAGAGAGAATAGGTGCTGTTGAATGGCTCTGGAGCATGTTGTTGGATTGGCGGGAAGTGATTCTTCAACTaacatttaaaacaaatgagGGTCAACCAAAACTAATGTAAACGCAATCTTCCAGGCAAGAGCAATACGTGTATGATCCATATCTTTTTGAGCCATCTTCCACTTCcgaataaagtttttttttttttttttttttttttttttttcaactagtTGTAGACCCACACAACGAatggaaataaataattatattttagttatggtataataatatataattgttCTCTAAATTATGTTTCATTtatctatctcaaaaaatataatcatttcattatttggttttatttgattgatattattcattttttaggcggtccatattttgataaattatgttATCGTGtgttatattttcctttttttcttttcctatacaACTAAACTATTTGAGTTTCAAATAtattgttcaaaattttcattctcttaaaaggagattattatatttataattttttttatcatatgaGTAGTTTCAAACTATTGATTGAGTTTTGTTTACTAATATAGATACATGAGAATGGAATTGCATATTTCTTAGACATTCCTAAGagattatatcatattataaatttaatattcagAATAatatgtaggaaaaaaaatagattttatgtCTAAAATTGAACACTTCACttatcaaaatgaaagaaattaatatGTATAACATAAAGAGAACATggtcaaacatttttttttttttactacatacatttttatttattaagatttaattGTCTGTAACTAGATCTTCATATCGCATTTTTGTTGCTACACTTCTGTTGAGCCTTCTCATCCATCATATCATTGGCCAcatcattattctttttattatttattttttactttcattttcttgacaatattaaatatataaatatattggctTTACAAATTTATCTTAGGCTGTTTAACTTTATATattcatttactttaattttgatgttataactaaataataaatcaatgaaaaataaaaataaaaaatattgtctatacatattcatcttgggcggtttaattttaatagttgataaacacattcaaatatatagccaacattgtattttgatataaattcaaaatctcacttccaaaataactaagtattatgtccaaaaaaaaaatcaaacaaaaactacaagagggagagagaagacttgtgacgaaaaacttaaaaaatcaaacacactaCCAAATcgtattaacccaaaatagtatcatataaaaaatacaatgattcatcaacctaaagtaaagtatcaaaatagaataaataatatatatatatatatatatatagagagagagagagagagagagagagagagagactaatcACCTTTTTCGGgagagaaatagaaaacaaaatgagaaaaaagaagatcaaaataaaaaatatagtcataagccaaaaaccaaattatccaagtgatgatatataatagaataacattatattcttgtaaactatatttatatgtaatagaataacacttaataatcatagaaaaaaaaaagataaaaacttaaaaacacaaaaccaaattgTAACCCAAAGTAAAATTATAAAGAACACATAAATACATCTATCTAAAGTAgagatacaaaaaaataaaaaattcacacaaaaataaaacatgagagagagagagagagagagagagagtaataacATTTTTACgtgagaaaatatatataatgggAGAGAGTGTCATATTTATAGTAATAGAATGGGGATaggaagagtcaaaataaatgGAAGAGGAAGAGATAAATAAAGAGTAACATTAAGGTTGAGAGTAAtgaagagatgaaaaggtaaaagggaAGTTATGGTTGAAAGTAGTGGAGAGAAATGGGAAATAAGTAGATGATGTAGTTGCTAATGTGGCTTAATAAGAGTGTAGCAACAATAAGT of the Quercus robur chromosome 10, dhQueRobu3.1, whole genome shotgun sequence genome contains:
- the LOC126703135 gene encoding pentatricopeptide repeat-containing protein At5g66520-like; the encoded protein is MLVEESLPANPTTCSRAIQQHLFSLLQSCNSLKKLSQIHSQIVTNGFTQKNFILVKLLSFYVTSGNLTHAIRVFENIENPSVTVRNQIIRGYAKSENPRKSVELYSRMVEAEAEADGFTFSFLLSACARSGLLREGEQVHGRVLANGYCSNVFVQTNLVNLYAMWGGSNGVWYARQVFDEMGERSVVSWNSLLAGYIRCGDVDGAMRIFDEMPERNAVSWTTMIAWCAQNGRCKQALYWFGEMRRARVELDQVALVAVLSACAELGDLSLGRWIHRYIDERMNVGNQPLLVSLNNALIHMYASCGVIDEAYKVFNKMPRKSTVSWTSIITGFAKQGCGEEALSVFRSMLCSGVNQVRPDEITFIGVLCACSHAGFVDEGRRLFESMNQTWGISPKIEHYGCMVDLLSRAGFLDEAHRLVKMMPIKPNDVVWGALLGGCRTYKNAELASHVAQKLVVELDPDQAAGYLVLLSHVYATAKRWQNVITVRQKMVEMGVRKPPGRSWVQINGAVHDFVAGDAAHKHAPLIYEMLGVITRQAQQKDYKLDVVEAFLDAEE